The genomic window ACCAGCCCATGTACTCGGCCAAGCGAGGCGCGACATGGGTGGCATACACAGCCGCAGGATCAGAAAACTGCAAGTCGCTGGCAAGCGGCGCGACGAAGCGATACCAGAAAGCCAGGAACGGATCGGCAACGCGGTACAAGTGCGCGACGTTCGGAATGCTCGTCAAAAGGCAATTCGCGTCGAATCCAACCCCGTTTCCAGAAGGCTGCGCAAAGGCTTTGAAAGCGCCCCGCGTTCCACACCGATCAACTGTTGAATGCCGTTGAATTTTGTTTCGCCGCCAGCAATCGCGGCAAGAATTGCGTTGTAAGGCGCAGGGTCGCGAATCTGTTCGCTGCCAAGGAGGAAGCGCACTTCATTTTCGAGAATGGCGCGCGGCTGCATCAAGAGAGTGACAATCTCTTCGGCAGGTGGGCGAGACGGATCGACCAGAGCGTGATACCGCGGTGTTCCGCCAAAAACACCGTACATTAGCAGCTTTTCAACAACGCCATAGTGCGGGCTGTTTGCGTAGAAGCAGGCGACATCTTCGTACTGAAGCGGATCATGCCGAGCCGAAAGTTCGGCGCAAAGACCTGTCCTAGAGTTACCGGCATCTGAAACGTGGAGTTCGACGCTGGTTTCGTCTTGAGAGATGCGAAAGGCGGGAAAGGGATGGTTCCGAGCGGTGTCCCTGACCATGGATCGCTCAGTGGAATGTTCTGACCGAGGGAAGGGTTCGCGTAAAACGTAAAGGTTGGGCTGAAGGGGGCAATATCTGCGATGTGATTGTACTGCGAGTAGCGCAGCGGAGCCGTGAAGATGCCGAAGCCGCTGCGGACCGCTGTCCCCTTGCTGAAGAAAGGCTGCCAGCTGAATCCGATTCTTGGCTCGACGTAGCCATACGTAGTTGGCATAAGAGCGTCGGTAATCCCCGTATCGCCCGGGAAGACCATACCACGCGGTGCGTTGGGGAACCGCGTGCTCTGCTGCCCTGGGACAAAGACCGACCCGCGACCTCCCACGGAAGCAGGAGGGGTATTCGGATCCCACCGCACGACAAGATTCACAGTGAGATTTGGCCTCAACTGATATTGGTCCTGCGCATAGAGACCGAACTGCCAGCCTTTGACGCTGATGATCTCGCCGGCGCCCTGTGTGAATTGATAGACATCTCCAAGCAGAAAGTCGGCGAGGCCGAAGCCGGTATATCTATTCGAGAACTTCAGAATGGGCACGCTAGGATAGTCAGCAGACTCCTGTGCAAACTGCCTGTTGACATCGACACCGAGCGTCACGGAATGGTGCTGACCGAACTGACGTGTTACGGCCTCGGTCAAGCCATAGGTCCTGTGGTTTTCGTCTTCGAGCTCCGGGGAGTGTGTATTGAAGCTGTTTGTAACGCTGAACTGTTCAATATAGCAGCTATCCGGAGGATCGACAACATTGATGACTTTCGACCAGCAGAAGGCATCTCCTTAATTGTCTCTGACTGTGCCAGCCGCATTCACATGTTCGCCTGTCCAGGGTGATATTGTTCAAGGTTTTCGCATTGATCGCCCAGGTGTGGCCAATAGCCTCATTGAAGTATTTGCCTGGTATTGCCTGCAGCCACGCCAGAATGTTCCCATTCACGGAACCTCCCTTCTGGTTGTAATACTGGGTGAAGCTGCGGACGAAGAGATGTTGATTGTCGTTGATCGTGTAATCGATCCTCGCCGTTCCTTCGTTATAGGAGTCGTGCTGAGCCGGTCCGGCATAATTCGTCAAACCGGTCGCTGGCGTCTGTCCGAGAGGGAGGGCGGTCGTTGCGATCGTCACTGCGGCACTGTTGAAGAGAGCAGGGTTGACCTGATTCGGCTTTCCGTTGACCGTAGCGAACGGAGCCTTAAGGGTTGTGGGTACCGCACTGAAATCGCCGTTGAGCATCGCCTGGGTCGGCGTATATGTCGTATTCCTTGCTGCGTTGGTGCTTTCCCTAGTTCCCTGGTAGTTCACAAAGAAGAAGAGCTTGTCTTTGAGGATCGGGCCTCCGACGTCGCCACCAAATTGATTTCTCTTCAGTGAATCGACGGCGTGCGAGAAGTAGTTCGCGGCGTTCAGGTTGTTATTGCGAATGAACTCGAAAAGGTCGCCGTGAATCTGATTGGTGCCCGATTTCGTTTGCACGCTGACCACTGCATTCGGTGCGAAACCGTAGCGGGCATCGAAGTTGTTGGAGATGACTTTGAACTCCTGGGTCGCGTCCGAATTTGGAAACGGCGCTGCCAGTAGCAGGTAGGTGTTCATATTCGGCGCACCATCGAGGAGATAGTAAGTGCTCCCCTGTCTGCCGCCGCCCGCGGAGGCTCCGGTTTCATCCGGGAGGGACTGACCTCCCTGTAATTTGCTGGCCGTAGAAAACATGACGTTGCTGATACCTGGAGTCAGAAAGACCAGATTCGCGGGATTGCGGCCATTGAGCGGAAGCTCTTTGACGGAGTTCTCGCCGATGACCTGGCTGATCTCGCTGTTGGTTGTATTCACGAGGGCCGCGCCGCCTGTCACTGTGACGGTCTCGTTGGTGCTTCCTACCTCGAGCGCGATATCGACGGTGGCATTCTGTCCTACGGTCAGAGTGATTTCGGTCTGGATCTTTCTTTTGAAGCCGTTGGCATCGACCGTGACGGTATAAGGGCCGGGCAGCAACCGGCCGACGTTGTAGACGCCGGAGGCGTTGGTCACTGTGTCCTGGCTTGCGTTCGTCGCGGAGTTTTCGACGTGGAAATGGGCTCCAGGAACTGCGGCGCCGGTCGTATCGGCAACCGTGCCCGTAAGTGTGGCGTTCGTCACTTGAGCAGACGAAACAGACGTGAAAATCAGGATACTGGCGAAAGCCCCCATAAGTGTTCGTAGCATTCGCGTTACATGCATCGATATTGTCCTTCTCTCTCTGTGGAAGCTCGCCGAGCGGTTTCACTTCGGCGTAACTCTTCTATGGAAATGCAAAGCTGGTGAATGCTACCCATCGGGAGAAATGATCGGCAATCGCACTTCCGCAGGTTAAGGGAATCCCACAATTGTCAAGACGGAGATGCTACATACGTCCCGTTGGCGAATCGCACAAATGTACTACTCATCGCTCCGATGGATCGACGACGTAGCACTTGAGGGGGCACACACGAATAAAATGAAGCATGTCGCTCATGAGCTGGACGGAAGCAACGAAACTATGCCCGTTCTTTGCTGCGGTTCGCACCCGTCCTGGGGATAGGTCCCGGGTCCAACATGTCCACCGGTCATGGAGCAGGATCGGTCGCCATTGCTTGCAGGTCGCAAAGAGGCTTTTCGTCATTTCGTATTGTCTGGGCTTGAGCCTCTGCTGTGCACAGTCTGTACCACGATTCATCGAGCACGCGCGCGATGTACTCGTTCTTAGCTCGGAAGATGCTGCGAGAGCAATCTCGGTCACACTTCATGCGGTGGTGACCTGTACCACGGACTATGGGCTCTTTGTTGAAGACCGAACGTCCGGCATCTGGATTGATTGGAGCCACCCGAAAGACTTTGCTCCCGGCGATGAGCTCAAAATCAAAGGTCATTCCAACGTCGGAATCTTCTCACCCACCGTGACAGCTGATTCCATCCAGAAGCTCGGGAAAGCTCCAGTACCTTCACCTCGACCTGCCAATTTGAGGCGGTTACTGAGCGGTGATGAAGAATCTCAGTATGTCAGTGTCATTGCCACGGTGCGCTCCATAGGCTTTCGCCCCAATGTACACCCTCACAGAGGGTTTGGCTCAAGCTCACCATAGACAACAGTTCTATCTTTGCAACATTGCCAGAAAGCGCTCGTGCCGTAGCAAATGGCTTGATCGATGCTGTAGTTAAAATCGATGCAGCGGCCACATGTGCAAAAACTCCAAACGGACAACTGGCTTTTATTGTTCTGGTGGTGCCCGGAATACGCAGCATCAGCGTCATACATTCAGAGCAATCTGGCGCGCGATGTCAGTCTCATTGCGGCCTAAGAAGTATCCGATTGGGTCGTTTTTCTTGAAGAAGCAATCAAGCTCTTCCGAGAGCTCAAATTTGACGTTCAATATGGTGCGCGCACTTCATCTGTCCCTTTCTAGAGACTGACCATTGCATCGTGCAAATAAAAACAGAGCTCATGCTCATCCCGACATGCTGCGTGAATATTAGCTAGTCGTTCTTCAGGAAGGAAACCAATTATTCTGATACCTTTTGTGCCAATGAGAACTGAAAATGGAATTGCTTGACTCGAAAAGAATCAACCGACGACTGTTGGGAAAAAATGTGAAAGTTCCGCAAATGCTCTGTTCGCCGAAGGATCAAGCCGACACTCTTCGTGAGGAATGATCGTGCGCAAGGCTTCCCGGCAACGAACCAGGTCCGATGCCGTGAATTGGCACTCAAACACGCAAAACTGAAGGTGACCTCCAAATCCGCGTATCAGCTTGAAGACCTTCTCCAGGCGCTTATCATCCGAAATGTCGTAACAGACAAGATAAGAACTCCGCATGGTACTTCTCAACGGCTTGGTTTGCGTAGAGCGTGTTAACGTGTTTTCTTTCGTTTATATGCTCCCATGCAATGGCGGGGTGAAATATGATCGTCGTGGGAGACGCTGCTTCGGTTGCCTCTGCTGCGAGCGTTATTTTGCTCGGCCTCCAATCCTTTTACGGTCCCTGTTTTGGTATGCGCTATGGATTTCCGTTCGTTTTTCTTGTTAAACAATACTCGACTGGCTGCTTTCTTTGATTGCCAAGGCCGCATGGCAGACAAGATGGGGTCTGATCTCCTGAGTGCTCCGACTAGCTTTGGCAAAATGGCTGGTAACTCTTGTCTCGCGTTGGAAACGCGGTTAGGGGGTATTGGGCCGGGTGATGGGCATGATAGTCTACCTGCGATTGAAAGCGCACAGCGAACGGATCAGATTATCCAAATGATCCAAACTATGTAACGAAATATTTGGACAGGCCTCTGGCAAACCATGAAAGAGTCGATCGGCATGAATAACGGGCAAGAAACACTGAGAGATGTGATAGTGTTTGCCAAGCAATTTGAAATACTGACAGGCTTCACGCCAATGAGGTGGCAACAGCGCCTGTACGACGAATACTTTGCTAACGGCGCGTTGCCTTCTTCGGTCAGCATGCCCACAGGTCTGGGTAAGACAGCGGTCATGGCTATTTGGCTGGTTGCTTTGGCACAGCAGATGAAGTCAGGCCAAGTCAGTTTGCCACGCCGTATGGTTTATGTGGTGGACCGCCGCGCTGTGGTCGACCAGGCGACGCATTTTGCCGAAGACCTGCGCGCTAATCTTCAGAATATTGAAGCCATAGAGCTGCGTGACGCACTAGGGTTGGGAGAGGCCGAAGCCCTACCCATCTCCACTTTGCGGGGCCAATTCGTAGATAACCGCGACTGGTTGGAAGACCCATCGCATCCTGCCATCATCGTCGGCACGGTCGACATGGTCGGCTCACGGCTGCTCTTCGAGGGCTATGGAGTCAGCCCCAAGATGCGGCCTTATCACGCTGGACTACTTGGAGCAGACACGCTGGTGCTGCTGGACGAGGCGCATCTGGTTCCACCTTTTGAAGCGCTGCTGGCCGAGATCGCCGAAAATGCTGGACGATATGGTTCGCAGGAGAAAGCACTTGGAGCACTGATTCCGAAATTTCAACTATTGCCACTATCAGCCACCGGGCGCAGACAAACGGCGCGCCCGTTTGTGCTGGAAGAAAGGGATTTTCGTAATCCCGATGATGCCATCGTCCTGCCACGCCTTTTCGCAGAAAAGCACCTGACCTTGCATGCAAAAAGCGGCGAGAAACTCGAAGATGGCTTGGCCAAGCTAGCCTGGGCCGCCGCACGAGAGACGCAAGAACCAAACAACGGCGAGAATACGAATACTAGTCTCAAGCCCGTGCGTGTCATCGTCTACTGCGATTCGCGCGACGTGGCGGAAAAAACCAAGGCTGCGCTTGACAAAAAAGCCGAGGAAACCGTCTCCAAAGGAAGAACAGAGCTTTTCGTAGGCGCACGCCGGGTGAGAGAACGCACCATGGCCGAACAGCGGTTGAAGGAATTGGGGTTTCTTGCAGACACTGGTAAGCAAACGGCGCCAGCCTTCCTTGTGGCTACTTCGGCAGGTGAAGTCGGCATAGACCTGGATGCTGACCATCTGGTTTGCGATCTGGTGGCCTGGGAACGAATGGTGCAACGCTTCGGGCGCGTGAACCGGCGCGGAGGCGAAAATCGGCTAGCGAATATAGTGGTCATTGATGAAGGCGAGCCCCAACCTAAAAAGCAGGAAGCGCCGACTGCCGATGAGCAGATGCGCATACGCATCTACCGAGGCGTCAAGCAACTGCTCGAAAAATTGCGTGACGTTCATAGCGCGACAATCAGCGTCAGTCCTGAATCTTTGCGCCAACTGAATGAACGCGCCAGCAAGGACGACACCCTGCGTCAACTCATCGCTGATGCCAGTTCTCCTGCGCCGCTGCGTCCGGCACTGAACCGCGCGCTGGTGGATGCCTGGAGCATGACCTCTCTGCCAGAACATACCGGGCGGCCTGAAATCGCACCTTGGCTGCGTGGCTGGGTGGACGAGGAGCCGCAAACGACGGTGGTGTGGCGCAAGTACCTGCCGGTGCGTACAAAGCCGCAGGTGACGAAAAAAGAAATCGAGGATTTCTTCGAGGCTGCGCCGATCCATACGAGCGAAACGCTGGAAACGGAAGCATTCTCCGTTATGAAGTGGTTGAAGGCTCGGGCCAGTAAATTCGACGTAGAAGTAAACGATCATGTATGCGGCATATTGCTGACTGTGGATGGCAAGTTCGCCCAAGCCTTGTATGTGAAGGACTTGCTGGGTGATTTAGAAAGTGACAAAGAGCGCCATAAAGACATAGAGAAAAAACTGACAGGCAAAACTCTCGTCCTCACTGCGAACTTCGGTGGCTTGAAGGATGGCTTGCTAAAAAAGGACGAGAAAGATGGCTGGTTGAGTCCCGACAGGGAGAGGTTGCAATTGCCTGAAACTGCCGATGGCGATGCGCACTGGATGGATACAGACGGAGAGACGCCGCCCGTTATTCGCTTCCGCATCGTCGAACGCGATACGAAGTCCGCAGAAGACAGCGATGATGCCTGGCTTGAAAGCCAGCGCTTTGTGTTGGAACGTAGCGACGACGGCGAAATCACGCGCTGGCTCTCCATCCAGAAATGGCGCGACACCTCGAACACCGAGAACGACCGCGCGGAAGGGCGGCCACAGGCGCTGGCTGAGCACCAGTGCTGGACAACGAAGCGTGCAGAAGCGATTGGTAAACGGCTCGGTCTTCCAGAGGACTATATCGCCATGCTGGCAATCGCCGCGCGATTGCACGACGAAGGCAAGCGCGCCAGGTGCTGGCAGAAAGCCTTCCAGGCAGAGCGTGACAAGAAGAAATTTGGCATATCGGGCGACTTGGCCAAAACGCGCGGCCCTATCCATCAACAAATGCTGGGCGGTTACCGGCACGAATTTGGTTCGCTACCCCATGCGAAAGATGACGCCGAGTTCAAGAAGCTCCCGGAAGAACTGCAAGACCTTGCCTTGCATCTGATTGCCGCACATCACGGTTACGCACGGCCCTTGATCGCTACCAGTGGCTGTGATGATGCGCCTCCTTCAATGTTGGAAGAACGCGCCTGCGAAGTGGCCCTGCGCTTTGCCCGCCTGCAAAAACGTTGGGGGCCGTGGGGCCTGGCATGGTGGGAATCGCTGCTGCGCGCTGCCGATGTGCAGGCGTCGCGTGACAACGACAAGAGGGAGAAGAACTGATGGCCGAATCAAAAATCCCGGTGGACTTGTTCAACCCGGGCCAGGTGTTCGCCTGCCTCGGCTTCATGGAACTGGCTGATGTGCTGCTCGGCGATGCCGAAGCGGGGTTTGATTGGAGTGATAAGGAGCAGGTCTGGTTTCGCCTCGCAGCGAATGGAGACGAATGCCCGTTCAAGGCTGCAATCGAATTTGTAATAGGTGCAGATCTTAAATCCTTATCACCCTCGGCCAATAAAATAAATACAGCAAAGTGGAATGTGCAGACGAGAGAGATCGGTGAAGATGAGGCATTTCCCTTTCCTTCGCCAAATAGCCCCGCCACCTTACCCATTGAACTTTCCAGGGACGGCAGGGTATTTCAAGTAAATCACTGGGGCGACGGCACTGTGCGCGACAACGTGAAATTTTGGGCAGGTTCGGGCGGGTATCCGGGGGCAGCATTGTGGCGCGATGCGGTGGACTTGGTAGAAAAGCAAGCGCTTGCTCACACTGCCAATCCTTTCGCACTGCGAGCACCACAGAGCAGCAGTTTTCGGTTTGACTGGCACAGAGATTACATTCCATTAGATGCAGGGTTCTCGCCGAACGAGCATGGGGACATCGAGATGGTGGGTTACCCGCTGGTGGAGTTGTTTGCAGCCATAGGCATGACTCATGCACGTCCACAGCGGCCTGACAAGCGCAACAAGCTCTTGTATCGCTATGGCGTCATTGGTAGCGATGCGCAAGATGCAGGGCTACTCGCTCCGCCCCTCTTGCGTGTCGCGCTCGGCGCGCATGTACTGCCGTTTCCACAGCGTTGCTTCCGCATGAATTTGGGTTGGCCGGGTCAGGAAAATCAGGCTCGTTGCATTACGACGGTGACCGAAGAATGATCCATGCCACCTACCAGTACCATCGTCACTTTAGACAACAGGAGAATACACATGAGCACCGCTGAAATCACCGTCACCGAAGAATTACTCGACCAATGGGCCACCGACCCAAACGGTCCAGTCGCCTTACACTTGAAGCAGAAGCTGCTGCCTGTGGAGGGCGAAGGCGGCGTGATCTTTCCGCCGACCTATGCGGACATCGGCTACAACATCGACACGTTGTCCGACGGCACCAAGGTGGCGACCATCGATAGCGTAGGTTCACAGGCCAATCGCATGGAACCGATATTCAAGTCGATTAAGAACGAAAAGGGCGAGGAGTTGAATCCGCTGGCCGCGCTTGTGCCGCAGGTGGAAATTATTTTGAACCCCGTGCCTGATGACCAGGATGCAAAGAAAAAGCTGGTCAAAAGGCTGGCTTCTTCTGAAGAAATAAAAAAAGAACTCGAAAAGAAAGAAATTGATGAACTGAAACAACTTTGGATCGCCAATTTGGAGCGGCGGCAATCGCTTCTGGACTTGGCGCACCGCAGCGCCGATGCCGTGGTGAAGGCCACGCCCACGCTGTTGCCACACATCAACAATGCGTTTCAAGAACTCAACCGCAACGGCAACGCCACCCCCTTATGCGCTATTGCGCCAACTTCGCTTTTGTTCGGCGTGTGGGATTCGCGCGATGGAACGGGCGAGAAGCGTCCCCGGCTTGTGCGCTCCATCATTCGGGCGTGGGATGTTGAGCCGCTGTTCTCTGCCGCGCAATTCAATTCTGCATGGAAGTCACTGGACGAGGCGCAGCAGGAAGAGCTCGAAAAGGAAGCGCAGGCCAAGAGAGTCAAGCTGTCTGAAAGGGGATTTGCGGATGCGCCTGTTGTATTCAGGAAGGTCAGCCAGAACGCGGCCAAGCAGATGACAGAGTTTCGCAACGGTTCTCCGAACCCAGAGCGCCGCACGCTCGGCGGCGTGCTTGCCAAAGGCCCGATTTATCGCGATGTCACCATCAATCTCGTTGCGCTACGGGCATTGCGTGGTGCGGATGGTGAAACGGAGCAGATTCGCAAATACTTACTGAGCCTTGCCTTGCTCGCCGCGACTTCTGAACTTGAACTGTCCCTGCGCGAAGGCTGTCTGCTTCGTTACGCTGATGAGAAGGACGAATGGAAAATGGTTCCGCGCCGTGGCGCACCGATATCTATTGCCGGCTTTCCTGACCGCGACGACCTCGTGAAACTGGCAACGACTGCTGCCGAACCGTTCAAGGCGAGGTGGCCGAACGAGAAGGACAATGCGGGGGAAGAAAGACCTCTTCCGCTTGAACACAAGTTTGATCTCGCGGCGGCCAAGAAAATCATTGCCAAGAAGGATGCGGAAGAAGAAACAACTACGCCATGAGCAAAGCCCTTCTCATCTCCGTTCGCTTCCATGATGGCCGCTACCACGGCGCGGGTGACTGGCCGCCGTCGCCCGCGCGCCTGTTCCAGGCACTGGTGGCGGCTGCAGCTCGCCCTAGGCTGAACGACGAAAAACGTAAGGCGCTGAGATGGTTTGAGAAACTCGACGCTCCGATGATTGCTGCGCCGACAGCTTACACAGGACAGCCGATCAATCTGTTCGTTCCGAACAATGACCTGGACGCCAAGGATGGCGACATTCGGCGCATCGCGGAGATTCGCAGCGCCACGAAGCGCATCCGCCCGCGCCTGTTTGATGCCACTGTACCTCTGCTCTACATCTGGCATTTTGATGGCGATGAGAGCCAAGCCCAATGCATCTGCAACATCGCCGATGGCCTTTATCAGCTTGGCCGTGGCGTGGATATGGCTTGGGCGGTGGGCGAGCAGATCGATGAAGCAAGGACCGAAAAACTACTGAGCGATTATCCCGGCGCCATCTATCGGCCATCACGGGGCGGCAAGGGCCTGGCATTGGATTGCCCTGACGAGGGTTCGCTCGTCAGCCTGGAAACCCGGCACCAAGCGAACGCCCAACGTTTCTCGTACGTCAACGGCAAAATCCAGTTTGCGAACGCACCCAAGCCGCGTTTTCGGGCTGTGGCCTACAATAGCACGACAACACACCTGCTGTTCGAACTGCGGTGCACCACCGCACCCGGCACACCTTTTGCGCCTTGGCCATTGAAAAGTGCAGCAGCGTTGGTGCGGACGTTGCGTGACGGCGCATG from Pseudacidobacterium ailaaui includes these protein-coding regions:
- the cas8g2 gene encoding type I-G CRISPR-associated protein Cas8g2, which translates into the protein MAESKIPVDLFNPGQVFACLGFMELADVLLGDAEAGFDWSDKEQVWFRLAANGDECPFKAAIEFVIGADLKSLSPSANKINTAKWNVQTREIGEDEAFPFPSPNSPATLPIELSRDGRVFQVNHWGDGTVRDNVKFWAGSGGYPGAALWRDAVDLVEKQALAHTANPFALRAPQSSSFRFDWHRDYIPLDAGFSPNEHGDIEMVGYPLVELFAAIGMTHARPQRPDKRNKLLYRYGVIGSDAQDAGLLAPPLLRVALGAHVLPFPQRCFRMNLGWPGQENQARCITTVTEE
- the cas2 gene encoding CRISPR-associated endonuclease Cas2: MRSSYLVCYDISDDKRLEKVFKLIRGFGGHLQFCVFECQFTASDLVRCREALRTIIPHEECRLDPSANRAFAELSHFFPTVVG
- the cas3g gene encoding type I-G CRISPR-associated helicase/endonuclease Cas3g — encoded protein: MKESIGMNNGQETLRDVIVFAKQFEILTGFTPMRWQQRLYDEYFANGALPSSVSMPTGLGKTAVMAIWLVALAQQMKSGQVSLPRRMVYVVDRRAVVDQATHFAEDLRANLQNIEAIELRDALGLGEAEALPISTLRGQFVDNRDWLEDPSHPAIIVGTVDMVGSRLLFEGYGVSPKMRPYHAGLLGADTLVLLDEAHLVPPFEALLAEIAENAGRYGSQEKALGALIPKFQLLPLSATGRRQTARPFVLEERDFRNPDDAIVLPRLFAEKHLTLHAKSGEKLEDGLAKLAWAAARETQEPNNGENTNTSLKPVRVIVYCDSRDVAEKTKAALDKKAEETVSKGRTELFVGARRVRERTMAEQRLKELGFLADTGKQTAPAFLVATSAGEVGIDLDADHLVCDLVAWERMVQRFGRVNRRGGENRLANIVVIDEGEPQPKKQEAPTADEQMRIRIYRGVKQLLEKLRDVHSATISVSPESLRQLNERASKDDTLRQLIADASSPAPLRPALNRALVDAWSMTSLPEHTGRPEIAPWLRGWVDEEPQTTVVWRKYLPVRTKPQVTKKEIEDFFEAAPIHTSETLETEAFSVMKWLKARASKFDVEVNDHVCGILLTVDGKFAQALYVKDLLGDLESDKERHKDIEKKLTGKTLVLTANFGGLKDGLLKKDEKDGWLSPDRERLQLPETADGDAHWMDTDGETPPVIRFRIVERDTKSAEDSDDAWLESQRFVLERSDDGEITRWLSIQKWRDTSNTENDRAEGRPQALAEHQCWTTKRAEAIGKRLGLPEDYIAMLAIAARLHDEGKRARCWQKAFQAERDKKKFGISGDLAKTRGPIHQQMLGGYRHEFGSLPHAKDDAEFKKLPEELQDLALHLIAAHHGYARPLIATSGCDDAPPSMLEERACEVALRFARLQKRWGPWGLAWWESLLRAADVQASRDNDKREKN
- a CDS encoding carboxypeptidase-like regulatory domain-containing protein, whose protein sequence is MLRTLMGAFASILIFTSVSSAQVTNATLTGTVADTTGAAVPGAHFHVENSATNASQDTVTNASGVYNVGRLLPGPYTVTVDANGFKRKIQTEITLTVGQNATVDIALEVGSTNETVTVTGGAALVNTTNSEISQVIGENSVKELPLNGRNPANLVFLTPGISNVMFSTASKLQGGQSLPDETGASAGGGRQGSTYYLLDGAPNMNTYLLLAAPFPNSDATQEFKVISNNFDARYGFAPNAVVSVQTKSGTNQIHGDLFEFIRNNNLNAANYFSHAVDSLKRNQFGGDVGGPILKDKLFFFVNYQGTRESTNAARNTTYTPTQAMLNGDFSAVPTTLKAPFATVNGKPNQVNPALFNSAAVTIATTALPLGQTPATGLTNYAGPAQHDSYNEGTARIDYTINDNQHLFVRSFTQYYNQKGGSVNGNILAWLQAIPGKYFNEAIGHTWAINAKTLNNITLDRRTCECGWHSQRQLRRCLLLVESHQCCRSSG
- the cas7g gene encoding type I-G CRISPR-associated RAMP protein Csb1/Cas7g — its product is MSTAEITVTEELLDQWATDPNGPVALHLKQKLLPVEGEGGVIFPPTYADIGYNIDTLSDGTKVATIDSVGSQANRMEPIFKSIKNEKGEELNPLAALVPQVEIILNPVPDDQDAKKKLVKRLASSEEIKKELEKKEIDELKQLWIANLERRQSLLDLAHRSADAVVKATPTLLPHINNAFQELNRNGNATPLCAIAPTSLLFGVWDSRDGTGEKRPRLVRSIIRAWDVEPLFSAAQFNSAWKSLDEAQQEELEKEAQAKRVKLSERGFADAPVVFRKVSQNAAKQMTEFRNGSPNPERRTLGGVLAKGPIYRDVTINLVALRALRGADGETEQIRKYLLSLALLAATSELELSLREGCLLRYADEKDEWKMVPRRGAPISIAGFPDRDDLVKLATTAAEPFKARWPNEKDNAGEERPLPLEHKFDLAAAKKIIAKKDAEEETTTP
- a CDS encoding TonB-dependent receptor, with translation MTEAVTRQFGQHHSVTLGVDVNRQFAQESADYPSVPILKFSNRYTGFGLADFLLGDVYQFTQGAGEIISVKGWQFGLYAQDQYQLRPNLTVNLVVRWDPNTPPASVGGRGSVFVPGQQSTRFPNAPRGMVFPGDTGITDALMPTTYGYVEPRIGFSWQPFFSKGTAVRSGFGIFTAPLRYSQYNHIADIAPFSPTFTFYANPSLGQNIPLSDPWSGTPLGTIPFPPFASLKTKPASNSTFQMPVTLGQVFAPNFRLGMIRFSTKMSPASTQTARTMALLKSC